One region of Pan paniscus chromosome 5, NHGRI_mPanPan1-v2.0_pri, whole genome shotgun sequence genomic DNA includes:
- the C5H6orf89 gene encoding bombesin receptor-activated protein C6orf89 homolog isoform X1, with product MDFVLEDMDLAANEISIYDKLSETVDLVRQTGHQCGMSEKAIEKFIRQLLEKNEPQRPPPQYPLLIVVYKVLATLGLILLTAYFVIQPFSPLAPEPVLSGAHTWRSLIHHIRLMSLPIAKKYMSENKGVPLHGGDEDRPFPDFDPWWTNDCEQNESEPIPANCTGCAQKHLKVMLLEDAPRKFERLHPLVIKTGKPLLEEEIQHFLCQYPEATEGFSEGFFAKWWRCFPERWFPFPYPWRRPLNRSQMLRELFPVFTHLPFPKDASLNKCSFLHPEPVVGSKMHKMPDLFMIGSGEAMLQLIPPFQCRRHCQSVAMPIEPGDIGYVDTTHWKVYVIARGVQPLVICDGTAFSEL from the exons ggATTTTGTATTGGAAGACATGGATCTTGCTGCCAACGAGATCAGCATTTATGACAAACTTTCAGAGACTGTTGATTTGGTGAGACAGACCGGCCATCAGTGTGGCATGTCAGAGAAGGCAATTGAAAAATTTATCAGACAGCTGCTGGAAAAGAATGAACCTCAGAGACCACCCCCGCAGTATCCTCTCCTTATAGTTGTGTATAAG GTTCTCGCAACCTTGGGATTAATCTTGCTCACTGCCTACTTTGTGATTCAACCTTTCAGCCCATTAGCACCTGAGCCAGTGCTTTCTGGAGCTCACACCTGGCGCTCACTCATCCATCACATTAGGCTGATGTCCTTGCCCATTGCCAAGAAGTACATGTCAGAAAATAAGGGAGTTCCTCTGCATGGGGGTGATGAAGACAGACCCTTTCCAG ACTTTGACCCCTGGTGGACAAACGACTGTGAGCAGAATGAGTCAGAGCCCATTCCTGCCAACTGCACTGGCTGTGCCCAGAAACACCTGAAGGTGATGCTCCTGGAAGACGCCCCAAGGAAATTTGAGAGGCTCCATCCACTGGTGATCAAG ACGGGAAAGCCCCTGTTGGAGGAGGAGATTCAGCATTTTTTGTGCCAGTACCCTGAGGCGACAGAAGGCTTCTCTGAAGGGTTTTTCGCCAAGTGGTGGCGCTGCTTTCCTGAACGGTGGTTCCCATTTCCTTATCCATG GAGGAGACCTCTGAACAGATCACAAATGTTACGTGAGCTTTTTCCTGTTTTCACTCACCTGCCATTTCCAAAAGATGCCTCTTTAAACAAGTGCTCCTTTCTTCACCCAGAACCTGTTGTGGGGAGTAAG ATGCATAAGATGCCTGACCTATTTATGATTGGCAGCGGTGAGGCCATGTTGCAGCTCATCCCTCCCTTCCAGTGCCGAAGACATTGTCAGTCTGTGGCCATGCCAATAGAGCCAGGGGATATCG GCTATGTCGACACCACCCACTGGAAGGTCTACGTTATAGCCAGAGGGGTCCAGCCTTTGGTCATCTGCGATGGAACCGCTTTCTCAGAACTGTAG
- the C5H6orf89 gene encoding bombesin receptor-activated protein C6orf89 homolog isoform X2, translating to MDLAANEISIYDKLSETVDLVRQTGHQCGMSEKAIEKFIRQLLEKNEPQRPPPQYPLLIVVYKVLATLGLILLTAYFVIQPFSPLAPEPVLSGAHTWRSLIHHIRLMSLPIAKKYMSENKGVPLHGGDEDRPFPDFDPWWTNDCEQNESEPIPANCTGCAQKHLKVMLLEDAPRKFERLHPLVIKTGKPLLEEEIQHFLCQYPEATEGFSEGFFAKWWRCFPERWFPFPYPWRRPLNRSQMLRELFPVFTHLPFPKDASLNKCSFLHPEPVVGSKMHKMPDLFMIGSGEAMLQLIPPFQCRRHCQSVAMPIEPGDIGYVDTTHWKVYVIARGVQPLVICDGTAFSEL from the exons ATGGATCTTGCTGCCAACGAGATCAGCATTTATGACAAACTTTCAGAGACTGTTGATTTGGTGAGACAGACCGGCCATCAGTGTGGCATGTCAGAGAAGGCAATTGAAAAATTTATCAGACAGCTGCTGGAAAAGAATGAACCTCAGAGACCACCCCCGCAGTATCCTCTCCTTATAGTTGTGTATAAG GTTCTCGCAACCTTGGGATTAATCTTGCTCACTGCCTACTTTGTGATTCAACCTTTCAGCCCATTAGCACCTGAGCCAGTGCTTTCTGGAGCTCACACCTGGCGCTCACTCATCCATCACATTAGGCTGATGTCCTTGCCCATTGCCAAGAAGTACATGTCAGAAAATAAGGGAGTTCCTCTGCATGGGGGTGATGAAGACAGACCCTTTCCAG ACTTTGACCCCTGGTGGACAAACGACTGTGAGCAGAATGAGTCAGAGCCCATTCCTGCCAACTGCACTGGCTGTGCCCAGAAACACCTGAAGGTGATGCTCCTGGAAGACGCCCCAAGGAAATTTGAGAGGCTCCATCCACTGGTGATCAAG ACGGGAAAGCCCCTGTTGGAGGAGGAGATTCAGCATTTTTTGTGCCAGTACCCTGAGGCGACAGAAGGCTTCTCTGAAGGGTTTTTCGCCAAGTGGTGGCGCTGCTTTCCTGAACGGTGGTTCCCATTTCCTTATCCATG GAGGAGACCTCTGAACAGATCACAAATGTTACGTGAGCTTTTTCCTGTTTTCACTCACCTGCCATTTCCAAAAGATGCCTCTTTAAACAAGTGCTCCTTTCTTCACCCAGAACCTGTTGTGGGGAGTAAG ATGCATAAGATGCCTGACCTATTTATGATTGGCAGCGGTGAGGCCATGTTGCAGCTCATCCCTCCCTTCCAGTGCCGAAGACATTGTCAGTCTGTGGCCATGCCAATAGAGCCAGGGGATATCG GCTATGTCGACACCACCCACTGGAAGGTCTACGTTATAGCCAGAGGGGTCCAGCCTTTGGTCATCTGCGATGGAACCGCTTTCTCAGAACTGTAG